Proteins found in one Primulina eburnea isolate SZY01 chromosome 16, ASM2296580v1, whole genome shotgun sequence genomic segment:
- the LOC140816439 gene encoding aspartic proteinase-like, whose protein sequence is MLLLYCCYLHPRYKSGLSKTYKKNGKSCSISYGSGSVSGFLSQDNVEVGDVVVKDQVFIETTREAGLTFLVGKFDGILGLGFQEISVGNIVPVWYNMVDQDLVDEKVFSFWLNRDTDADSGGEIVFGGVDPEHYKGNHTYVPVTEKGYWQFDSGDVLVGNLSTAFCEGGCAAIVDSGTSLLTGPTTVITQINHAIGAEGIVSTECKQLVSEYGEMIWNLLVDGMTC, encoded by the exons ATGCTACTTCTCT attgCTGCTATTTGCATCCAAGATACAAGTCTGGCTTGTCCAAGACATATAAAAAGAATG GAAAGTCTTGTTCGATTAGCTACGGTTCTGGGTCAGTTTCTGGATTTTTAAGCCAAGATAATGTTGAAGTTGGTGATGTGGTGGTGAAAGATCAA GTTTTTATCGAGACCACGCGAGAAGCAGGCCTTACCTTTTTGGTGGGTAAATTTGATGGGATACTTGGGCTTGgtttccaagaaatttcggttGGCAATATCGTACCAGTCTG GTATAATATGGTGGATCAAGATCTTGTGGATGAGAAGGTATTTTCTTTTTGGCTTAATCGTGACACAGATGCTGACTCTGGAGGTGAGATAGTCTTTGGAGGAGTCGACCCTGAACACTACAAGGGTAACCACACTTATGTACCGGTGACAGAGAAAGGCTACTGGCAG TTTGACTCGGGAGATGTTCTCGTTGGAAACTTGTCGACTG CTTTCTGTGAGGGCGGTTGTGCTGCTATTGTGGATTCTGGGACATCTCTTCTTACCGGTCCAACT ACGGTTATAACGCAAATCAACCACGCCATTGGGGCTGAAGGGATTGTGAGCACGGAATGTAAGCAGCTTGTTTCTGAGTACGGGGAAATGATATGGAATCTTCTTGTAGATGGG atGACATGCTGA